One Thermodesulfobacteriota bacterium DNA segment encodes these proteins:
- a CDS encoding glycosyltransferase family 4 protein, with translation MPNAAPERVFYVGSPELFSRGASAIHIMKMCQAMARLGVKTTLLIPTDRTHGEMFQYYGVESKFRIVPFPYFGNSSARNITHGVLASVYAGRKRKEFDLAVTRNIVFASLAANVIRAPFVYDAHHPLVTGARVLFNSFKRSNHLVRFTTNSRGLGEIYLREGLPPEKLVVAHNGVDLEGYRSLPEKSRARADLGLPEGRKIVCYSGNIYEGRGIEYLIDIAPGMSDALFLIVGGLEKDVVRCRTLAREKNAANIKFTSYVSHDMVPLYLAASDLLVMPYTSHMTIRGGTYAQDFTSPIKLFEYMASGRPIVATSIPSVSEVLEDGVNAVLVPPDSAEALEAGIKRALADPPLSARLAERASYDVRGYTWEERAKKLLGLE, from the coding sequence ATGCCGAACGCTGCCCCCGAGAGAGTATTCTACGTAGGAAGCCCCGAGCTGTTCTCGAGGGGCGCGAGCGCCATACACATCATGAAGATGTGCCAGGCGATGGCGAGGCTCGGCGTGAAAACCACTCTCCTAATACCGACCGACCGCACGCACGGGGAGATGTTCCAGTACTACGGCGTGGAATCGAAATTCAGGATAGTCCCGTTCCCGTACTTCGGCAACTCGTCCGCGAGGAACATAACGCACGGGGTGCTCGCGTCCGTATACGCCGGGAGGAAGAGGAAGGAGTTCGACCTCGCGGTGACGAGGAACATAGTCTTCGCCTCCCTCGCGGCGAACGTAATACGCGCGCCTTTCGTCTATGACGCCCACCACCCGCTCGTCACGGGAGCGCGCGTCCTCTTCAACTCGTTCAAGCGCTCAAATCATCTCGTCCGGTTCACGACGAACTCGCGCGGGCTTGGGGAGATATATCTCAGGGAGGGCCTCCCTCCCGAAAAGCTCGTCGTCGCCCACAACGGCGTCGACCTCGAGGGATACAGGTCGCTCCCCGAAAAGTCCCGGGCGCGGGCAGACCTCGGTCTGCCGGAGGGCCGGAAGATCGTCTGCTATTCGGGCAACATATACGAGGGCAGGGGGATAGAGTATCTGATAGATATAGCCCCCGGCATGAGCGACGCGCTTTTTCTCATTGTCGGCGGGCTCGAGAAAGACGTCGTGCGGTGCCGGACTCTCGCCCGCGAGAAGAACGCCGCGAACATCAAATTCACGAGCTACGTGTCCCACGACATGGTCCCGCTTTATCTCGCGGCCTCCGACCTCCTCGTCATGCCCTATACGTCGCACATGACGATAAGGGGAGGAACGTACGCGCAGGACTTCACCTCCCCCATAAAGCTCTTCGAGTACATGGCTTCGGGGAGGCCGATTGTAGCTACGTCGATCCCTTCCGTCTCCGAGGTTCTGGAAGACGGTGTGAACGCGGTGCTCGTCCCGCCCGACAGCGCGGAAGCGCTCGAAGCGGGCATAAAAAGGGCGCTTGCGGACCCTCCGCTCTCGGCGCGGCTAGCGGAAAGGGCCTCATACGACGTCAGGGGATACACTTGGGAAGAGAGGGCTAAAAAATTGCTTGGCCTCGAATAA